From Coffea arabica cultivar ET-39 chromosome 10e, Coffea Arabica ET-39 HiFi, whole genome shotgun sequence, one genomic window encodes:
- the LOC113713048 gene encoding beta-amyrin 6-beta-monooxygenase, with protein sequence MEDLLLYSLYTILALLVPFYLFLLIKNPEFSKAKLPPGNLGWPVLGENVDFASGGPRKFIEERMSKYSSQVFKTSFMGEKVAVFCGPAGNKFLFSNEDKAVTSWLPRSMRKALLFPSYVDVPMKEVGALQHSFLHEILKPEALKKYIPVMDAMARKHLDAEWAPFQEVKVYHLAKKYTFALACRLFLNIEDPEHVKRLSDPFARVMNGLFSIPLDFPGTAYNGAIKGGNIVREELLKIVTNRKKELMEDESSAGRDLLSRMILVKDEGGKLMNEMEICNNIVGLLVASFDTTSCAATFVLKYLSELPHIYDKVYQEIMEIAESKGPDDLLSWEDIQKMTYSWNVGRESLRLTPPAQGAFREAKSDFDYAGFTIPKGWKTFWSVYSTHQNPEYFVNPDVFDPSRFEGSGPAPFTFIPFGGGPRMCPGKEYARLEILVFMYNVVTKFKMEKLMPDEKIINLASPTPVDGLPVRLQRHNV encoded by the exons ATGGAGGACCTTTTGCTCTATTCCCTGTACACAATTTTAGCCCTATTGGTTCCTTTCTATCTTTTCTTGTTAATAAAAAATCCAGAGTTTAGCAAAGCCAAACTTCCTCCAGGGAATCTAGGATGGCCAGTTCTAGGGGAAAATGTAGATTTTGCCTCCGGAGGCCCTCGGAAATTTATCGAGGAGAGAATGAGCAAATACTCGTCCCAAGTTTTCAAAACCTCTTTCATGGGGGAGAAAGTTGCCGTATTCTGCGGCCCTGCAGGGAACAAATTCTTGTTCTCCAACGAAGACAAGGCTGTTACTTCATGGTTGCCGCGATCAATGAGGAAGGCCTTGCTCTTTCCCTCTTATGTGGACGTTCCCATGAAAGAAGTAGGTGCCCTTCAGCACAGCTTTTTGCATGAAATCCTCAAACCTGAAGCTCTAAAGAAGTACATCCCGGTCATGGACGCCATGGCCCGTAAACATCTGGATGCCGAATGGGCTCCTTTCCAAGAAGTCAAGGTTTACCATCTAGCCAAGAAGTACACTTTTGCACTGGCATGCAGATTGTTCTTGAACATTGAAGATCCTGAGCATGTTAAGAGATTGTCTGATCCGTTTGCCCGAGTGATGAACGGGTTATTCTCCATCCCACTTGACTTTCCCGGGACAGCTTACAACGGTGCTATTAAAGGAGGAAATATAGTACGTGAAGAGCTGCTGAAGATCGTTACAAATAGGAAGAAAGAGCTAATGGAAGACGAGTCCTCTGCAGGAAGAGACCTGTTGTCACGCATGATTCTTGTCAAGGATGAAGGTGGCAAGTTAATGAACGAAATGGAGATCTGCAATAACATCGTTGGTCTTTTGGTTGCTAGCTTTGACACAACAAGTTGTGCCGCCACCTTCGTCTTGAAATATCTCTCGGAGCTTCCACACATCTATGATAAGGTTTACCaag AAATCATGGAGATTGCAGAGTCCAAAGGTCCAGACGACCTCTTGAGTTGGGAGGATATCCAGAAGATGACCTACTCTTGGAATGTAGGACGTGAATCATTAAGGCTAACCCCGCCCGCTCAAGGTGCCTTTAGAGAGgcaaaatcagattttgacTATGCTGGTTTCACCATTCCAAAAGGATGGAAG ACATTTTGGAGTGTATATTCAACACATCAAAATCCCGAATACTTTGTGAATCCAGACGTATTTGACCCTTCAAGATTTGAAGGAAGTGGACCAGCACCATTCACATTCATCCCCTTTGGTGGAGGACCAAGGATGTGTCCTGGAAAAGAATATGCAAGGCTGGAGATCCTAGTGTTCATGTATAATGTGGTGACCAAATTCAAGATGGAGAAGCTAATGCCTGATGAGAAGATAATAAATCTTGCATCCCCTACTCCTGTGGATGGTCTCCCTGTTCGACTCCAGCGCCACAATGTTTAA